A genomic stretch from Harpia harpyja isolate bHarHar1 chromosome 20, bHarHar1 primary haplotype, whole genome shotgun sequence includes:
- the HNRNPH1 gene encoding heterogeneous nuclear ribonucleoprotein H isoform X6 translates to MDPCHTEETEGEIPGLATTETETEPSLTPNVMLNTESSEGYVVKVRGLPWSCSTEEVQRFFSDCKILNGALGIRFIYTREGRPSGEAFAELESEEDVKLALKKDRETMGHRYVEVFKSNNVEMDWVLKHTGPNSPDTANDGFVRLRGLPFGCSKEEIVQFFSGLEIVPNGITLPVDFQGRSTGEAFVQFASQEIAEKALKKHKERIGHRYIEIFKSSRAEVRTHYDPPRKLLAMQRPGPYDRPGLTRGYNSLGRGSSLERMRRGAYGGGYGGYDDYNGYNDGYGFGSDRFGREWTLFSAGMSDHRYGDGGSTFQSTTGHCVHMRGLPYRATENDIYNFFSPLNPVRVHIEIGPDGRVTGEADVEFATHEDAVAAMSKDKANMQHRYVELFLNSTAGGSGGAYGSQMMGAMVKESEGVVQDWNTSTLPGSQSSYGGPANQQLSGGYGGGYGGQSSMSGYDPGSQGAMNSSYYSSGNRASMGVNGMGGMSNMSNMSGGWGM, encoded by the exons ATGGATCCTTGTCACACAGAGGAGACCGAGGGCGAGATCCCCGGCTTGG CAACCACGGAAACGGAGACGGAGCCGAGTCTCACCCCCAATGTGATGCTCAACACGGAGAGCAGCGAGGGATATGTGGTGAAAGTCAGGGGGCTGCCCTGGTCCTGCTCCACCGAGGAGGTGCAGAGGTTTTTCTCCG ATTGCAAAATTCTAAACGGGGCTTTGGGTATCCGTTTCATCTACACCAGGGAGGGCAGACCAAGTGGAGAAGCATTTGCTGAACTTGAATCGGAGGAGGATGTGAAATTGGCActgaaaaaagacagagaaacaaTGGGACACAGATATGTTGAAG TTTTCAAGTCAAACAACGTTGAAATGGATTGGGTTCTGAAGCATACTGGTCCCAACAGCCCTGATACGGCTAATGATGGTTTTGTACGTCTTAGAGGACTCCCATTTGGCTGTAGTAAAGAAGAAATTGTACAGTTTTTTTCAG GGTTGGAAATCGTGCCAAATGGGATAACATTGCCGGTGGACTTCCAGGGGAGGAGTACGGGGGAGGCCTTCGTGCAGTTTGCTTCACAGGAAATAGCTGAAAAGGCTCTAAAGAAACACAAGGAAAGAATAGGGCACAG GTACATTGAGATCTTCAAGAGTAGTCGAGCGGAAGTGCGCACTCACTACGACCCTCCACGCAAGCTGTTGGCAATGCAGAGACCCGGTCCTTACGACAGACCTGGTCTTACGCGGGGATATAACAGTCTTGGTAGAGGAAGTAGCTTGGAAAGAATGAGGCGTGGAGCCTACGGAGGAG GTTATGGAGGTTATGATGACTACAATGGGTATAATGATGGCTATGGTTTTGGTTCTGATAGATTTGGAAGAG AATGGACTCTTTTCTCTGCAGGAATGTCGGACCACAGATACGGCGACGGGGGATCCACCTTCCAGAGCACGACCGGCCACTGCGTCCACATGAGAGGTCTGCCTTACAGAGCTACGGAGAACGACATCTATAAC TTCTTCTCACCTCTGAACCCTGTAAGAGTACACATCGAAATCGGACCAGATGGCAGAGTAACCGGAGAGGCAGACGTTGAATTCGCTACTCATGAGGATGCAGTGGCTGCTATGTCCAAAGACAAAGCAAATATGC AACACAGATATGTAGAACTCTTCTTGAATTCTACAGCAGGAGGAAGTGGTGGTGCCTATGGCAGTCAAATGATGGGAGCAATGG TCAAGGAATCGGAAGGGGTAGTCCAAGATTGGAACACTAGCACATTGCCAG GAAGCCAATCCAGTTACGGTGGTCCAGCTAACCAGCAGCTGAGTGGGGGTTATGGAGGAGGATATGGTGGTCAGAGCAGCATGAGTGGCTATG ACCCCGGGAGCCAGGGCGCCATGAACAGCAGTTACTACAGCAGCGGGAACCGCGCGTCCATGGGAGTGAACGGCATGGGCGGCATGTCGAACATGTCCAACATGAGTGGTGGCTGGGGAATGTAA
- the HNRNPH1 gene encoding heterogeneous nuclear ribonucleoprotein H isoform X4: MDPCHTEETEGEIPGLGFSDRSEQIVSRGVASAFEAATTETETEPSLTPNVMLNTESSEGYVVKVRGLPWSCSTEEVQRFFSDCKILNGALGIRFIYTREGRPSGEAFAELESEEDVKLALKKDRETMGHRYVEVFKSNNVEMDWVLKHTGPNSPDTANDGFVRLRGLPFGCSKEEIVQFFSGLEIVPNGITLPVDFQGRSTGEAFVQFASQEIAEKALKKHKERIGHRYIEIFKSSRAEVRTHYDPPRKLLAMQRPGPYDRPGLTRGYNSLGRGSSLERMRRGAYGGGYGGYDDYNGYNDGYGFGSDRFGREWTLFSAGMSDHRYGDGGSTFQSTTGHCVHMRGLPYRATENDIYNFFSPLNPVRVHIEIGPDGRVTGEADVEFATHEDAVAAMSKDKANMQHRYVELFLNSTAGGSGGAYGSQMMGAMGSQSSYGGPANQQLSGGYGGGYGGQSSMSGYDPGSQGAMNSSYYSSGNRASMGVNGMGGMSNMSNMSGGWGM; this comes from the exons ATGGATCCTTGTCACACAGAGGAGACCGAGGGCGAGATCCCCGGCTTGG GCTTCAGTGACCGAAGCGAGCAGATTGTTTCACGTGGGGTAGCGTCAGCATTTGAAGCTG CAACCACGGAAACGGAGACGGAGCCGAGTCTCACCCCCAATGTGATGCTCAACACGGAGAGCAGCGAGGGATATGTGGTGAAAGTCAGGGGGCTGCCCTGGTCCTGCTCCACCGAGGAGGTGCAGAGGTTTTTCTCCG ATTGCAAAATTCTAAACGGGGCTTTGGGTATCCGTTTCATCTACACCAGGGAGGGCAGACCAAGTGGAGAAGCATTTGCTGAACTTGAATCGGAGGAGGATGTGAAATTGGCActgaaaaaagacagagaaacaaTGGGACACAGATATGTTGAAG TTTTCAAGTCAAACAACGTTGAAATGGATTGGGTTCTGAAGCATACTGGTCCCAACAGCCCTGATACGGCTAATGATGGTTTTGTACGTCTTAGAGGACTCCCATTTGGCTGTAGTAAAGAAGAAATTGTACAGTTTTTTTCAG GGTTGGAAATCGTGCCAAATGGGATAACATTGCCGGTGGACTTCCAGGGGAGGAGTACGGGGGAGGCCTTCGTGCAGTTTGCTTCACAGGAAATAGCTGAAAAGGCTCTAAAGAAACACAAGGAAAGAATAGGGCACAG GTACATTGAGATCTTCAAGAGTAGTCGAGCGGAAGTGCGCACTCACTACGACCCTCCACGCAAGCTGTTGGCAATGCAGAGACCCGGTCCTTACGACAGACCTGGTCTTACGCGGGGATATAACAGTCTTGGTAGAGGAAGTAGCTTGGAAAGAATGAGGCGTGGAGCCTACGGAGGAG GTTATGGAGGTTATGATGACTACAATGGGTATAATGATGGCTATGGTTTTGGTTCTGATAGATTTGGAAGAG AATGGACTCTTTTCTCTGCAGGAATGTCGGACCACAGATACGGCGACGGGGGATCCACCTTCCAGAGCACGACCGGCCACTGCGTCCACATGAGAGGTCTGCCTTACAGAGCTACGGAGAACGACATCTATAAC TTCTTCTCACCTCTGAACCCTGTAAGAGTACACATCGAAATCGGACCAGATGGCAGAGTAACCGGAGAGGCAGACGTTGAATTCGCTACTCATGAGGATGCAGTGGCTGCTATGTCCAAAGACAAAGCAAATATGC AACACAGATATGTAGAACTCTTCTTGAATTCTACAGCAGGAGGAAGTGGTGGTGCCTATGGCAGTCAAATGATGGGAGCAATGG GAAGCCAATCCAGTTACGGTGGTCCAGCTAACCAGCAGCTGAGTGGGGGTTATGGAGGAGGATATGGTGGTCAGAGCAGCATGAGTGGCTATG ACCCCGGGAGCCAGGGCGCCATGAACAGCAGTTACTACAGCAGCGGGAACCGCGCGTCCATGGGAGTGAACGGCATGGGCGGCATGTCGAACATGTCCAACATGAGTGGTGGCTGGGGAATGTAA
- the HNRNPH1 gene encoding heterogeneous nuclear ribonucleoprotein H isoform X2, with translation MDPCHTEETEGEIPGLGFSDRSEQIVSRGVASAFEAATTETETEPSLTPNVMLNTESSEGYVVKVRGLPWSCSTEEVQRFFSDCKILNGALGIRFIYTREGRPSGEAFAELESEEDVKLALKKDRETMGHRYVEVFKSNNVEMDWVLKHTGPNSPDTANDGFVRLRGLPFGCSKEEIVQFFSGLEIVPNGITLPVDFQGRSTGEAFVQFASQEIAEKALKKHKERIGHRYIEIFKSSRAEVRTHYDPPRKLLAMQRPGPYDRPGLTRGYNSLGRGSSLERMRRGAYGGGYGGYDDYNGYNDGYGFGSDRFGRGMSDHRYGDGGSTFQSTTGHCVHMRGLPYRATENDIYNFFSPLNPVRVHIEIGPDGRVTGEADVEFATHEDAVAAMSKDKANMQHRYVELFLNSTAGGSGGAYGSQMMGAMVKESEGVVQDWNTSTLPGSQSSYGGPANQQLSGGYGGGYGGQSSMSGYDPGSQGAMNSSYYSSGNRASMGVNGMGGMSNMSNMSGGWGM, from the exons ATGGATCCTTGTCACACAGAGGAGACCGAGGGCGAGATCCCCGGCTTGG GCTTCAGTGACCGAAGCGAGCAGATTGTTTCACGTGGGGTAGCGTCAGCATTTGAAGCTG CAACCACGGAAACGGAGACGGAGCCGAGTCTCACCCCCAATGTGATGCTCAACACGGAGAGCAGCGAGGGATATGTGGTGAAAGTCAGGGGGCTGCCCTGGTCCTGCTCCACCGAGGAGGTGCAGAGGTTTTTCTCCG ATTGCAAAATTCTAAACGGGGCTTTGGGTATCCGTTTCATCTACACCAGGGAGGGCAGACCAAGTGGAGAAGCATTTGCTGAACTTGAATCGGAGGAGGATGTGAAATTGGCActgaaaaaagacagagaaacaaTGGGACACAGATATGTTGAAG TTTTCAAGTCAAACAACGTTGAAATGGATTGGGTTCTGAAGCATACTGGTCCCAACAGCCCTGATACGGCTAATGATGGTTTTGTACGTCTTAGAGGACTCCCATTTGGCTGTAGTAAAGAAGAAATTGTACAGTTTTTTTCAG GGTTGGAAATCGTGCCAAATGGGATAACATTGCCGGTGGACTTCCAGGGGAGGAGTACGGGGGAGGCCTTCGTGCAGTTTGCTTCACAGGAAATAGCTGAAAAGGCTCTAAAGAAACACAAGGAAAGAATAGGGCACAG GTACATTGAGATCTTCAAGAGTAGTCGAGCGGAAGTGCGCACTCACTACGACCCTCCACGCAAGCTGTTGGCAATGCAGAGACCCGGTCCTTACGACAGACCTGGTCTTACGCGGGGATATAACAGTCTTGGTAGAGGAAGTAGCTTGGAAAGAATGAGGCGTGGAGCCTACGGAGGAG GTTATGGAGGTTATGATGACTACAATGGGTATAATGATGGCTATGGTTTTGGTTCTGATAGATTTGGAAGAG GAATGTCGGACCACAGATACGGCGACGGGGGATCCACCTTCCAGAGCACGACCGGCCACTGCGTCCACATGAGAGGTCTGCCTTACAGAGCTACGGAGAACGACATCTATAAC TTCTTCTCACCTCTGAACCCTGTAAGAGTACACATCGAAATCGGACCAGATGGCAGAGTAACCGGAGAGGCAGACGTTGAATTCGCTACTCATGAGGATGCAGTGGCTGCTATGTCCAAAGACAAAGCAAATATGC AACACAGATATGTAGAACTCTTCTTGAATTCTACAGCAGGAGGAAGTGGTGGTGCCTATGGCAGTCAAATGATGGGAGCAATGG TCAAGGAATCGGAAGGGGTAGTCCAAGATTGGAACACTAGCACATTGCCAG GAAGCCAATCCAGTTACGGTGGTCCAGCTAACCAGCAGCTGAGTGGGGGTTATGGAGGAGGATATGGTGGTCAGAGCAGCATGAGTGGCTATG ACCCCGGGAGCCAGGGCGCCATGAACAGCAGTTACTACAGCAGCGGGAACCGCGCGTCCATGGGAGTGAACGGCATGGGCGGCATGTCGAACATGTCCAACATGAGTGGTGGCTGGGGAATGTAA
- the HNRNPH1 gene encoding heterogeneous nuclear ribonucleoprotein H isoform X8, with product MDPCHTEETEGEIPGLATTETETEPSLTPNVMLNTESSEGYVVKVRGLPWSCSTEEVQRFFSDCKILNGALGIRFIYTREGRPSGEAFAELESEEDVKLALKKDRETMGHRYVEVFKSNNVEMDWVLKHTGPNSPDTANDGFVRLRGLPFGCSKEEIVQFFSGLEIVPNGITLPVDFQGRSTGEAFVQFASQEIAEKALKKHKERIGHRYIEIFKSSRAEVRTHYDPPRKLLAMQRPGPYDRPGLTRGYNSLGRGSSLERMRRGAYGGGYGGYDDYNGYNDGYGFGSDRFGRGMSDHRYGDGGSTFQSTTGHCVHMRGLPYRATENDIYNFFSPLNPVRVHIEIGPDGRVTGEADVEFATHEDAVAAMSKDKANMQHRYVELFLNSTAGGSGGAYGSQMMGAMVKESEGVVQDWNTSTLPGSQSSYGGPANQQLSGGYGGGYGGQSSMSGYDPGSQGAMNSSYYSSGNRASMGVNGMGGMSNMSNMSGGWGM from the exons ATGGATCCTTGTCACACAGAGGAGACCGAGGGCGAGATCCCCGGCTTGG CAACCACGGAAACGGAGACGGAGCCGAGTCTCACCCCCAATGTGATGCTCAACACGGAGAGCAGCGAGGGATATGTGGTGAAAGTCAGGGGGCTGCCCTGGTCCTGCTCCACCGAGGAGGTGCAGAGGTTTTTCTCCG ATTGCAAAATTCTAAACGGGGCTTTGGGTATCCGTTTCATCTACACCAGGGAGGGCAGACCAAGTGGAGAAGCATTTGCTGAACTTGAATCGGAGGAGGATGTGAAATTGGCActgaaaaaagacagagaaacaaTGGGACACAGATATGTTGAAG TTTTCAAGTCAAACAACGTTGAAATGGATTGGGTTCTGAAGCATACTGGTCCCAACAGCCCTGATACGGCTAATGATGGTTTTGTACGTCTTAGAGGACTCCCATTTGGCTGTAGTAAAGAAGAAATTGTACAGTTTTTTTCAG GGTTGGAAATCGTGCCAAATGGGATAACATTGCCGGTGGACTTCCAGGGGAGGAGTACGGGGGAGGCCTTCGTGCAGTTTGCTTCACAGGAAATAGCTGAAAAGGCTCTAAAGAAACACAAGGAAAGAATAGGGCACAG GTACATTGAGATCTTCAAGAGTAGTCGAGCGGAAGTGCGCACTCACTACGACCCTCCACGCAAGCTGTTGGCAATGCAGAGACCCGGTCCTTACGACAGACCTGGTCTTACGCGGGGATATAACAGTCTTGGTAGAGGAAGTAGCTTGGAAAGAATGAGGCGTGGAGCCTACGGAGGAG GTTATGGAGGTTATGATGACTACAATGGGTATAATGATGGCTATGGTTTTGGTTCTGATAGATTTGGAAGAG GAATGTCGGACCACAGATACGGCGACGGGGGATCCACCTTCCAGAGCACGACCGGCCACTGCGTCCACATGAGAGGTCTGCCTTACAGAGCTACGGAGAACGACATCTATAAC TTCTTCTCACCTCTGAACCCTGTAAGAGTACACATCGAAATCGGACCAGATGGCAGAGTAACCGGAGAGGCAGACGTTGAATTCGCTACTCATGAGGATGCAGTGGCTGCTATGTCCAAAGACAAAGCAAATATGC AACACAGATATGTAGAACTCTTCTTGAATTCTACAGCAGGAGGAAGTGGTGGTGCCTATGGCAGTCAAATGATGGGAGCAATGG TCAAGGAATCGGAAGGGGTAGTCCAAGATTGGAACACTAGCACATTGCCAG GAAGCCAATCCAGTTACGGTGGTCCAGCTAACCAGCAGCTGAGTGGGGGTTATGGAGGAGGATATGGTGGTCAGAGCAGCATGAGTGGCTATG ACCCCGGGAGCCAGGGCGCCATGAACAGCAGTTACTACAGCAGCGGGAACCGCGCGTCCATGGGAGTGAACGGCATGGGCGGCATGTCGAACATGTCCAACATGAGTGGTGGCTGGGGAATGTAA
- the HNRNPH1 gene encoding heterogeneous nuclear ribonucleoprotein H isoform X10 → MSTTETETEPSLTPNVMLNTESSEGYVVKVRGLPWSCSTEEVQRFFSDCKILNGALGIRFIYTREGRPSGEAFAELESEEDVKLALKKDRETMGHRYVEVFKSNNVEMDWVLKHTGPNSPDTANDGFVRLRGLPFGCSKEEIVQFFSGLEIVPNGITLPVDFQGRSTGEAFVQFASQEIAEKALKKHKERIGHRYIEIFKSSRAEVRTHYDPPRKLLAMQRPGPYDRPGLTRGYNSLGRGSSLERMRRGAYGGGYGGYDDYNGYNDGYGFGSDRFGREWTLFSAGMSDHRYGDGGSTFQSTTGHCVHMRGLPYRATENDIYNFFSPLNPVRVHIEIGPDGRVTGEADVEFATHEDAVAAMSKDKANMQHRYVELFLNSTAGGSGGAYGSQMMGAMVKESEGVVQDWNTSTLPGSQSSYGGPANQQLSGGYGGGYGGQSSMSGYDPGSQGAMNSSYYSSGNRASMGVNGMGGMSNMSNMSGGWGM, encoded by the exons ATGT CAACCACGGAAACGGAGACGGAGCCGAGTCTCACCCCCAATGTGATGCTCAACACGGAGAGCAGCGAGGGATATGTGGTGAAAGTCAGGGGGCTGCCCTGGTCCTGCTCCACCGAGGAGGTGCAGAGGTTTTTCTCCG ATTGCAAAATTCTAAACGGGGCTTTGGGTATCCGTTTCATCTACACCAGGGAGGGCAGACCAAGTGGAGAAGCATTTGCTGAACTTGAATCGGAGGAGGATGTGAAATTGGCActgaaaaaagacagagaaacaaTGGGACACAGATATGTTGAAG TTTTCAAGTCAAACAACGTTGAAATGGATTGGGTTCTGAAGCATACTGGTCCCAACAGCCCTGATACGGCTAATGATGGTTTTGTACGTCTTAGAGGACTCCCATTTGGCTGTAGTAAAGAAGAAATTGTACAGTTTTTTTCAG GGTTGGAAATCGTGCCAAATGGGATAACATTGCCGGTGGACTTCCAGGGGAGGAGTACGGGGGAGGCCTTCGTGCAGTTTGCTTCACAGGAAATAGCTGAAAAGGCTCTAAAGAAACACAAGGAAAGAATAGGGCACAG GTACATTGAGATCTTCAAGAGTAGTCGAGCGGAAGTGCGCACTCACTACGACCCTCCACGCAAGCTGTTGGCAATGCAGAGACCCGGTCCTTACGACAGACCTGGTCTTACGCGGGGATATAACAGTCTTGGTAGAGGAAGTAGCTTGGAAAGAATGAGGCGTGGAGCCTACGGAGGAG GTTATGGAGGTTATGATGACTACAATGGGTATAATGATGGCTATGGTTTTGGTTCTGATAGATTTGGAAGAG AATGGACTCTTTTCTCTGCAGGAATGTCGGACCACAGATACGGCGACGGGGGATCCACCTTCCAGAGCACGACCGGCCACTGCGTCCACATGAGAGGTCTGCCTTACAGAGCTACGGAGAACGACATCTATAAC TTCTTCTCACCTCTGAACCCTGTAAGAGTACACATCGAAATCGGACCAGATGGCAGAGTAACCGGAGAGGCAGACGTTGAATTCGCTACTCATGAGGATGCAGTGGCTGCTATGTCCAAAGACAAAGCAAATATGC AACACAGATATGTAGAACTCTTCTTGAATTCTACAGCAGGAGGAAGTGGTGGTGCCTATGGCAGTCAAATGATGGGAGCAATGG TCAAGGAATCGGAAGGGGTAGTCCAAGATTGGAACACTAGCACATTGCCAG GAAGCCAATCCAGTTACGGTGGTCCAGCTAACCAGCAGCTGAGTGGGGGTTATGGAGGAGGATATGGTGGTCAGAGCAGCATGAGTGGCTATG ACCCCGGGAGCCAGGGCGCCATGAACAGCAGTTACTACAGCAGCGGGAACCGCGCGTCCATGGGAGTGAACGGCATGGGCGGCATGTCGAACATGTCCAACATGAGTGGTGGCTGGGGAATGTAA
- the HNRNPH1 gene encoding heterogeneous nuclear ribonucleoprotein H isoform X7, translating into MDPCHTEETEGEIPGLGFSDRSEQIVSRGVASAFEAATTETETEPSLTPNVMLNTESSEGYVVKVRGLPWSCSTEEVQRFFSDCKILNGALGIRFIYTREGRPSGEAFAELESEEDVKLALKKDRETMGHRYVEVFKSNNVEMDWVLKHTGPNSPDTANDGFVRLRGLPFGCSKEEIVQFFSGLEIVPNGITLPVDFQGRSTGEAFVQFASQEIAEKALKKHKERIGHRYIEIFKSSRAEVRTHYDPPRKLLAMQRPGPYDRPGLTRGYNSLGRGSSLERMRRGAYGGGYGGYDDYNGYNDGYGFGSDRFGREWTLFSAGMSDHRYGDGGSTFQSTTGHCVHMRGLPYRATENDIYNFFSPLNPVRVHIEIGPDGRVTGEADVEFATHEDAVAAMSKDKANMQHRYVELFLNSTAGGSGGAYGSQMMGAMVKESEGVVQDWNTSTLPGSQSSYGGPANQQLSGGYGGGYGGQSSMSGYGGIYEVAQQGQALGEGCFESA; encoded by the exons ATGGATCCTTGTCACACAGAGGAGACCGAGGGCGAGATCCCCGGCTTGG GCTTCAGTGACCGAAGCGAGCAGATTGTTTCACGTGGGGTAGCGTCAGCATTTGAAGCTG CAACCACGGAAACGGAGACGGAGCCGAGTCTCACCCCCAATGTGATGCTCAACACGGAGAGCAGCGAGGGATATGTGGTGAAAGTCAGGGGGCTGCCCTGGTCCTGCTCCACCGAGGAGGTGCAGAGGTTTTTCTCCG ATTGCAAAATTCTAAACGGGGCTTTGGGTATCCGTTTCATCTACACCAGGGAGGGCAGACCAAGTGGAGAAGCATTTGCTGAACTTGAATCGGAGGAGGATGTGAAATTGGCActgaaaaaagacagagaaacaaTGGGACACAGATATGTTGAAG TTTTCAAGTCAAACAACGTTGAAATGGATTGGGTTCTGAAGCATACTGGTCCCAACAGCCCTGATACGGCTAATGATGGTTTTGTACGTCTTAGAGGACTCCCATTTGGCTGTAGTAAAGAAGAAATTGTACAGTTTTTTTCAG GGTTGGAAATCGTGCCAAATGGGATAACATTGCCGGTGGACTTCCAGGGGAGGAGTACGGGGGAGGCCTTCGTGCAGTTTGCTTCACAGGAAATAGCTGAAAAGGCTCTAAAGAAACACAAGGAAAGAATAGGGCACAG GTACATTGAGATCTTCAAGAGTAGTCGAGCGGAAGTGCGCACTCACTACGACCCTCCACGCAAGCTGTTGGCAATGCAGAGACCCGGTCCTTACGACAGACCTGGTCTTACGCGGGGATATAACAGTCTTGGTAGAGGAAGTAGCTTGGAAAGAATGAGGCGTGGAGCCTACGGAGGAG GTTATGGAGGTTATGATGACTACAATGGGTATAATGATGGCTATGGTTTTGGTTCTGATAGATTTGGAAGAG AATGGACTCTTTTCTCTGCAGGAATGTCGGACCACAGATACGGCGACGGGGGATCCACCTTCCAGAGCACGACCGGCCACTGCGTCCACATGAGAGGTCTGCCTTACAGAGCTACGGAGAACGACATCTATAAC TTCTTCTCACCTCTGAACCCTGTAAGAGTACACATCGAAATCGGACCAGATGGCAGAGTAACCGGAGAGGCAGACGTTGAATTCGCTACTCATGAGGATGCAGTGGCTGCTATGTCCAAAGACAAAGCAAATATGC AACACAGATATGTAGAACTCTTCTTGAATTCTACAGCAGGAGGAAGTGGTGGTGCCTATGGCAGTCAAATGATGGGAGCAATGG TCAAGGAATCGGAAGGGGTAGTCCAAGATTGGAACACTAGCACATTGCCAG GAAGCCAATCCAGTTACGGTGGTCCAGCTAACCAGCAGCTGAGTGGGGGTTATGGAGGAGGATATGGTGGTCAGAGCAGCATGAGTGGCTATG GCGGTATTTACGAGGTGGCCCAGCAAGGACAGGCGTTGGGGGAAGGATGCTTCGAATCGGCCTGA
- the HNRNPH1 gene encoding heterogeneous nuclear ribonucleoprotein H isoform X1 translates to MDPCHTEETEGEIPGLGFSDRSEQIVSRGVASAFEAATTETETEPSLTPNVMLNTESSEGYVVKVRGLPWSCSTEEVQRFFSDCKILNGALGIRFIYTREGRPSGEAFAELESEEDVKLALKKDRETMGHRYVEVFKSNNVEMDWVLKHTGPNSPDTANDGFVRLRGLPFGCSKEEIVQFFSGLEIVPNGITLPVDFQGRSTGEAFVQFASQEIAEKALKKHKERIGHRYIEIFKSSRAEVRTHYDPPRKLLAMQRPGPYDRPGLTRGYNSLGRGSSLERMRRGAYGGGYGGYDDYNGYNDGYGFGSDRFGREWTLFSAGMSDHRYGDGGSTFQSTTGHCVHMRGLPYRATENDIYNFFSPLNPVRVHIEIGPDGRVTGEADVEFATHEDAVAAMSKDKANMQHRYVELFLNSTAGGSGGAYGSQMMGAMVKESEGVVQDWNTSTLPGSQSSYGGPANQQLSGGYGGGYGGQSSMSGYDPGSQGAMNSSYYSSGNRASMGVNGMGGMSNMSNMSGGWGM, encoded by the exons ATGGATCCTTGTCACACAGAGGAGACCGAGGGCGAGATCCCCGGCTTGG GCTTCAGTGACCGAAGCGAGCAGATTGTTTCACGTGGGGTAGCGTCAGCATTTGAAGCTG CAACCACGGAAACGGAGACGGAGCCGAGTCTCACCCCCAATGTGATGCTCAACACGGAGAGCAGCGAGGGATATGTGGTGAAAGTCAGGGGGCTGCCCTGGTCCTGCTCCACCGAGGAGGTGCAGAGGTTTTTCTCCG ATTGCAAAATTCTAAACGGGGCTTTGGGTATCCGTTTCATCTACACCAGGGAGGGCAGACCAAGTGGAGAAGCATTTGCTGAACTTGAATCGGAGGAGGATGTGAAATTGGCActgaaaaaagacagagaaacaaTGGGACACAGATATGTTGAAG TTTTCAAGTCAAACAACGTTGAAATGGATTGGGTTCTGAAGCATACTGGTCCCAACAGCCCTGATACGGCTAATGATGGTTTTGTACGTCTTAGAGGACTCCCATTTGGCTGTAGTAAAGAAGAAATTGTACAGTTTTTTTCAG GGTTGGAAATCGTGCCAAATGGGATAACATTGCCGGTGGACTTCCAGGGGAGGAGTACGGGGGAGGCCTTCGTGCAGTTTGCTTCACAGGAAATAGCTGAAAAGGCTCTAAAGAAACACAAGGAAAGAATAGGGCACAG GTACATTGAGATCTTCAAGAGTAGTCGAGCGGAAGTGCGCACTCACTACGACCCTCCACGCAAGCTGTTGGCAATGCAGAGACCCGGTCCTTACGACAGACCTGGTCTTACGCGGGGATATAACAGTCTTGGTAGAGGAAGTAGCTTGGAAAGAATGAGGCGTGGAGCCTACGGAGGAG GTTATGGAGGTTATGATGACTACAATGGGTATAATGATGGCTATGGTTTTGGTTCTGATAGATTTGGAAGAG AATGGACTCTTTTCTCTGCAGGAATGTCGGACCACAGATACGGCGACGGGGGATCCACCTTCCAGAGCACGACCGGCCACTGCGTCCACATGAGAGGTCTGCCTTACAGAGCTACGGAGAACGACATCTATAAC TTCTTCTCACCTCTGAACCCTGTAAGAGTACACATCGAAATCGGACCAGATGGCAGAGTAACCGGAGAGGCAGACGTTGAATTCGCTACTCATGAGGATGCAGTGGCTGCTATGTCCAAAGACAAAGCAAATATGC AACACAGATATGTAGAACTCTTCTTGAATTCTACAGCAGGAGGAAGTGGTGGTGCCTATGGCAGTCAAATGATGGGAGCAATGG TCAAGGAATCGGAAGGGGTAGTCCAAGATTGGAACACTAGCACATTGCCAG GAAGCCAATCCAGTTACGGTGGTCCAGCTAACCAGCAGCTGAGTGGGGGTTATGGAGGAGGATATGGTGGTCAGAGCAGCATGAGTGGCTATG ACCCCGGGAGCCAGGGCGCCATGAACAGCAGTTACTACAGCAGCGGGAACCGCGCGTCCATGGGAGTGAACGGCATGGGCGGCATGTCGAACATGTCCAACATGAGTGGTGGCTGGGGAATGTAA